A DNA window from Turicibacter sp. TJ11 contains the following coding sequences:
- the dcm gene encoding DNA (cytosine-5-)-methyltransferase: protein MEKTVVELFAGVGGFRIGLTNANSDWNFVMANQWEPGKKVQHAFDCYSKRFDKHSELEGKDSITELQLNTDISTVEAHEIPSHSLLVGGFPCQDYSVARTGATGLEGKKGVLWWEIYRIAKEKKPSFLLLENVDRLLKSPSKQRGRDFGVMLYSLYQLGYTVEWRIINAAEYGFAQRRRRVFIFAFKNDTNYSKTSNLTEEQDNLKDWLHTRGFFQNEFPIQNDYESKHKPVYDKTFLTEEIKDVADISDNFALSFRNSGVMHNGVIYTEETLPDYTGHQVTLGEILETGRVDDRYFLTPQQIEKFNYLKGPKRIERTSKEGFSYIFSEGGMTFPDDLSLPGRTMLTSEASVNRSTHVVSDKVTGKLRFLTPVEAERLNGFPDNWTDTGMPEKFRYFTMGNALVVHLIEKMGKTLNMIFEQE from the coding sequence ATGGAAAAAACAGTCGTAGAACTATTTGCTGGTGTTGGTGGATTCCGTATTGGATTAACTAATGCAAATTCTGATTGGAATTTTGTAATGGCTAATCAATGGGAACCAGGAAAAAAGGTACAACATGCTTTTGATTGCTATTCAAAGCGTTTTGATAAACATAGTGAGTTAGAAGGAAAAGATTCAATTACTGAATTACAACTTAATACGGATATTTCAACAGTAGAGGCTCATGAAATTCCTTCTCATAGTTTACTAGTTGGTGGATTCCCTTGCCAAGATTACTCAGTTGCTAGAACTGGTGCAACGGGACTAGAAGGGAAAAAAGGAGTACTTTGGTGGGAAATTTATCGCATTGCTAAAGAAAAAAAACCATCATTTTTATTATTGGAAAATGTCGATCGCTTATTAAAATCACCATCTAAACAAAGAGGTCGTGACTTTGGTGTTATGTTATATTCACTCTATCAATTAGGGTATACAGTTGAATGGCGTATTATTAATGCCGCAGAATACGGATTTGCACAGCGTCGTCGTCGCGTATTTATTTTTGCATTTAAAAATGATACTAATTATTCAAAGACATCAAATTTAACAGAAGAACAAGATAATTTAAAAGATTGGTTACATACAAGAGGATTCTTCCAAAATGAATTTCCGATTCAAAATGATTACGAGTCAAAACATAAGCCTGTTTATGATAAAACATTTTTAACTGAAGAAATTAAAGATGTTGCTGATATCTCAGATAATTTTGCTTTGTCATTTAGAAATAGTGGTGTTATGCACAATGGTGTGATTTACACAGAAGAAACACTTCCTGATTATACAGGACATCAGGTGACCCTTGGAGAAATTCTTGAAACTGGACGTGTTGATGACCGTTATTTCTTGACACCACAACAAATCGAAAAATTTAATTACTTAAAAGGTCCTAAACGCATTGAAAGAACATCGAAGGAAGGATTCTCATACATCTTTTCTGAGGGAGGAATGACTTTTCCTGATGACTTAAGCCTACCAGGACGTACAATGCTCACAAGTGAAGCAAGTGTTAATCGTTCCACTCATGTTGTTAGTGATAAAGTAACTGGAAAACTTCGTTTCTTAACACCTGTTGAAGCAGAACGTTTAAATGGGTTTCCTGATAACTGGACAGACACAGGAATGCCTGAAAAATTCCGCTACTTTACAATGGGAAATGCCCTAGTTGTTCATCTAATCGAGAAAATGGGTAAAACACTTAATATGATTTTTGAACAGGAATAG
- a CDS encoding Sau3AI family type II restriction endonuclease — protein sequence MRKLPYDETCPISIENYAQKLIGKTFLNILTTSNNTIIEDTVEYGSSHENKKRKGGLGELVEECFFQYKCNNDSSADFDQAGVELKVSPYKINKNGSLAAKERLILTMIDYFKVVNESFEDSHVWHKSKLILLIYYLYSKEITNRLDYEIHFAKLFTPPREDLEIIRKDYETIVNKIKFGKAHELSEGDTMYLGAATKSASSANQRKQPYSDIPAKPRAFSFKTSYMTYILNTYIAPNVTTYEPIIKNPDILKEISFEDYIISKINSYSGKSDKELCTLFERKYNNNKAQWSDLSYRMLGIKSNKAEEFQKAGIVVRALRIEQNNHIIESSPLPTFKFLDLINEEWEESSLFNYLDQTKFLFVIFKKNNDDYILKGSQLWHIPYSDLVKDVYNGWTNVRNTILNGLQFTPKIDKNGKISYSNNLPKKHANKVIHIRPHAQKSAYLFSNGVMIGDIHKHANPLPDGQWMTTQSFWLNNDYILSQIHPKLLL from the coding sequence ATGAGAAAGTTACCATATGATGAGACATGTCCAATTAGTATTGAAAATTATGCTCAGAAGTTAATCGGTAAAACATTTTTAAATATTCTAACTACTAGTAACAATACCATTATAGAAGATACAGTTGAATATGGTAGTAGTCATGAAAATAAAAAAAGAAAAGGTGGATTAGGTGAATTAGTTGAAGAATGTTTTTTTCAATACAAATGTAACAACGATTCCAGCGCTGACTTTGATCAAGCTGGAGTCGAGCTAAAAGTATCTCCATATAAAATTAATAAGAATGGTTCATTAGCTGCAAAAGAGCGATTAATCCTAACAATGATCGATTATTTTAAAGTTGTAAATGAATCATTTGAAGATAGTCATGTTTGGCATAAATCCAAATTAATTCTTCTTATTTATTACTTATACTCAAAAGAAATTACTAATCGTTTAGACTATGAAATTCACTTTGCTAAACTTTTCACTCCACCAAGAGAAGATTTGGAGATTATAAGAAAAGATTACGAAACCATTGTCAATAAAATTAAATTTGGTAAAGCTCATGAACTATCTGAAGGGGATACAATGTATCTGGGAGCAGCTACCAAATCAGCATCATCTGCTAACCAAAGAAAACAACCCTATTCAGATATTCCAGCAAAACCCCGAGCATTTTCTTTTAAAACATCGTATATGACTTATATATTAAATACCTATATCGCACCTAATGTCACAACTTATGAGCCTATCATTAAAAACCCCGATATTCTTAAAGAAATCTCATTTGAAGACTACATCATATCAAAAATCAATAGTTATTCAGGGAAATCAGACAAAGAACTATGTACTCTATTTGAAAGAAAGTATAATAATAACAAGGCTCAATGGAGTGACTTAAGTTATCGTATGCTAGGAATCAAATCTAATAAAGCGGAAGAATTCCAAAAAGCCGGAATTGTTGTTCGTGCCTTAAGAATCGAACAAAACAATCATATCATTGAAAGTTCTCCACTTCCTACTTTTAAGTTTCTAGATTTAATAAATGAAGAATGGGAAGAATCTTCTTTATTTAATTATCTTGATCAAACCAAATTCCTTTTTGTTATCTTTAAAAAAAATAATGATGATTACATTTTAAAAGGTAGTCAACTTTGGCACATTCCTTATTCGGATTTAGTTAAAGACGTTTATAATGGTTGGACTAATGTTAGAAATACTATCTTAAATGGTCTTCAGTTTACTCCAAAAATCGATAAAAACGGAAAGATAAGTTATTCCAATAATCTTCCTAAAAAACATGCTAATAAAGTAATTCATATAAGACCTCATGCTCAAAAGAGTGCATACCTATTCTCCAATGGGGTTATGATAGGAGATATTCATAAACACGCTAATCCATTACCTGACGGACAATGGATGACTACTCAAAGCTTCTGGTTAAATAATGATTACATATTAAGTCAGATACATCCTAAGCTTCTACTATAA